From the genome of Lineus longissimus chromosome 8, tnLinLong1.2, whole genome shotgun sequence, one region includes:
- the LOC135492952 gene encoding uncharacterized protein LOC135492952, producing the protein MVGKMTYLLPFCLVLIAVIVEVRSVVVVGSNSGGGDDAVSVAICPTGTVGVECSCTPAGQCDGSYFTDDVTCKAFHRYGYSSGHSNAHATCLPLLVRKTSTAYSAGPHESCDAEYTLMSCQVYSPWAQNTPSHMTPISSGRDCSASSGCTNCKVQAVCVYSV; encoded by the exons ATGGTAGGGAA GATGACATATCTTCTACCCTTTTGCCTTGTCCTGATAGCGGTCATCGTCGAAGTCAGATCTG TTGTCGTGGTCGGCAGCAATTCAGGCGGAGGCGATGATGCAGTGTCCGTGGCAATCTGCCCGACTGGAACAGTTGGTGTGGAATGCTCATGCACTCCTGCCGGCCAATGCGATGGGTCCTACTTCACTGATGATGTTACGTGCAAAGCATTCCATCGTTACGGATACAGTAGCGGACATAGCAAT gcCCACGCAACATGCTTGCCGCTGCTGGTCCGTAAGACATCGACTGCGTACAGTGCCGGTCCACACGAATCTTGCGATGCCGAATACACGTTGATGAGCTGTCAGGTCTACTCACC CTGGGCACAGAATACCCCAAGTCATATGACACCCATCAGCTCTGGAAGGGACTGCTCCGCTTCATCAGGATGCACGAACTGTAAAGTCCAGGCGGTTTGCGTCTATTCTGTGTAA